In one window of Saccharomyces paradoxus chromosome VII, complete sequence DNA:
- the PRP31 gene encoding U4/U6-U5 snRNP complex subunit PRP31 (Splicing factor~similar to YGR091W) — protein sequence MSSEEDYFDELECDLADEIKEEQEYVQLKRVTTVNSQTEQLNPSETLLEIIGLFKTLTHLSPDGLSLSEISQVLPKIADIKRILQQERIDFIKLLPSLNEIVPLIKNNIKLLHNYLILLYKGRFPELSSLIPSPLQYSKVITILENEDWSKNESDELLSHLEKEAKLTKEQILVLTMSMKTSFKNKEPLNIKTGTQILETSSILENLWRLQEDIGQYIASKISLIAPNMCLLVGSEIVAQLIAHAGGVLEFSRIPSCNIASIGKNKHLSHELHTLESGVRQEGYLFTSDLIQKFPVAIHKQMLRMLCAKVSLAARVDAGQKNGDRNTDLAQKWKTELSKKARKLSEAPTIAETKALPIPEDQPKKKRAGRKFRKYKEKFRLSHVRQLQNRMEFGKQEQTVLDSYGEEVGLGMSNTSLQQAVGAIPGSRRPAGNQAKLTKVMKHRISEANQQADEYLISLGHNAEHPNLSLGMAQKHKKQHTNPEEETIWFSHHL from the coding sequence ATGAGCTCTGAAGAGGACTATTTCGATGAGCTCGAATGTGACCTTGCCGATGAGATTAAAGAGGAACAAGAGTACGTACAACTTAAAAGGGTTACTACAGTTAATAGCCAAACAGAACAATTAAATCCATCCGAAACCCTACTAGAAATTATAGGATTATTCAAGACATTGACACACCTAAGTCCTGATGGGTTGTCTCTATCAGAGATATCCCAGGTTTTACCGAAAATTGCCGATATAAAGAGAATTTTAcaacaagaaagaatagATTTCATAAAGCTGCTACCGTCTTTAAACGAAATTGTTCCTCTTATTAAGAACAATATTAAATTGCTGCACAACTATCTAATTTTACTGTACAAAGGACGTTTTCCAGAACTATCTTCATTGATACCGTCACCATTACAATACTCAAAAGTGATAACCATACTCGAAAATGAAGATTGgtcaaaaaatgaaagtgATGAACTACTTTCACActtggaaaaagaagcaaagCTGACCAAAGAACAGATCCTCGTTTTGACAATGTCCATGAAGacatctttcaaaaacaagGAGCCATTGAACATCAAAACAGGGACGCAGATTCTAGAAACCAGTAGCATATTGGAAAATTTATGGAGATTACAGGAAGATATAGGTCAATACATAGCCTCAAAGATATCACTAATTGCCCCAAATATGTGTCTTTTAGTCGGTTCGGAGATAGTAGCCCAGTTAATAGCACATGCTGGAGGCGTCTTGGAGTTTAGTCGGATTCCCAGCTGTAACATTGCATCTATCGGGAAGAATAAGCACCTCTCACATGAGTTACATACTTTAGAGAGTGGAGTACGACAAGAGGGATATCTTTTCACTTCTGATCttatccaaaaatttcctGTTGCTATTCATAAACAAATGCTAAGGATGCTTTGTGCAAAAGTATCACTGGCCGCAAGAGTTGATGCAGGTCAGAAAAATGGTGATAGGAATACAGATCTAGCTCAGAAATGGAAAACCGAACTATCAAAGAAAGCTAGGAAACTATCAGAGGCCCCGACCATCGCTGAAACGAAGGCTCTACCTATTCCGGAGGACCAacccaaaaagaaaagagctggaagaaaatttagGAAGtacaaggaaaaatttagaCTATCTCATGTTAGACAGTTGCAAAATAGGATGGAATTTGGCAAGCAAGAACAAACTGTTCTTGATTCGTATGGTGAAGAAGTTGGCTTGGGTATGTCTAATACTTCCTTACAGCAAGCCGTGGGAGCGATACCAGGTTCGAGAAGACCTGCTGGTAATCAAGCTAAACTAACAAAGGTAATGAAGCACAGAATTTCTGAAGCTAATCAGCAAGCTGATGAATACCTGATATCGTTGGGCCATAATGCGGAGCACCCCAATCTGTCGCTAGGAATGGCCCAAAAGCACAAGAAACAGCACACCAATCCAGAAGAAGAGACAATTTGGTTTTCTCATCATCTTTAG
- the UTP22 gene encoding rRNA-processing protein UTP22 (Component of the small-subunit processome~similar to YGR090W), whose translation MATSVKRKASETSDQNIVKVHKKHSTQDSTTDNNPEENDHSSQAANEHAVSEQGNDDESDTSPEDNEVATESTASLRNGRATATESHDIHIARETAELFKSNIFKLQIDELLEQVKLKQKHVLKVEKFLHKLYDILQEIPDWEEKTLAEVDSFFRNKIVSVPFVDPKPIPQSTNYKFNYKKPDISLIGSFALKAGIYQPNGSSIDTLLTMPKELFEKKDFLNFRCLHKRSVYLAYLTHHLLILLKKDKLDSFLQLEYSYFDNDPLLPILRISCSKPTGDSPSEYNFYKTRFSINLLIGFPYKAFEPKKLLPNRNCIRIAQENKELSLPATPLYNFSVLSSSTHENYLKYLYKTKKQTESFIEATVLGRLWLQQRGFSSNMSHSGSLGGFGTFEFTVLMAALLNGGGVNSNKILLHGFSSYQLFKGVIKYLATMDLCHDGHLQFHSDPENSSSSSASKYIDEGFQTPTLFDKSTKVNVLTKMTVSSYQILKEYAGETLRMLNNVVQDQFSNIFLTNISRFDNLKYDLCYDVQLALGKYNNLESSLAATFGSMERVKFITLENFLAHKITNVARYALGDRVKFIQIELVGQKSDFSITKRKVYSNTGGNHFNFDFVRLKLIVNPSECDKLVTKGPAHSETMSTEAAVFKNFWGIKSSLRRFKDGSITHCCVWSTSSSEPVISSIVEFALQKHISKKAQISNETTKKFHNFLPLPNLPSSAKTSVLNLSSFFNLKKSFDDLYKIIFQMKLPLSVKSILPVGSAFRYTSLCQPVPFAYSDPDFFQDVILEFETSPKWPDEITSLEKAKTAFLLKIQEDLSTDCPTYKSFFSRDESIPYNLEIVTLNILTPEGYGFKFRVLTERDEILYLRAIANARNELKPELERTFLKFTAKYLASVRHTRTLENISHSYQFYSPVVRLFKRWLDTHLLLGHITDELAELIAIKPFVDPAPYFTPGSVENGFLKVLKFISQWNWKDDPLILDLVKPEDDIRDTFETSIGAGSELDSKTMKRLSERLTLSQYKGIQMNFTNLRNSDPNGTHLQFFVASKNDPSGILYSSGIPLPIATRLTALAKVAVNLLQTHGLNQQTIDLLFTPGLKDYDFVVDLRTPVGLKSSCGILSATEFKNITNDQAPSEFPEDSNDLSEKMDPTYQLVKYLNLKYKNSLILSSRKYIGVNGGEKGDRNVITGLIKPLFKGNHKFRVNLDCNIKPVDDDNVVLNKEAIFHEIAAFGNDMVIKFETD comes from the coding sequence ATGGCTACAAGtgttaaaagaaaagcatcTGAGACTTCCGACCAGAATATTGTTAAAGTGCACAAGAAACATTCCACCCAGGACAGCACAACCGACAATAATCCCGAAGAAAATGATCACAGCAGTCAAGCTGCCAACGAGCATGCAGTGTCCGAGCAAGGAAACGACGACGAAAGCGATACTTCACCAGAAGATAACGAAGTCGCCACTGAGAGTACTGCCTCTCTTCGCAATGGAAGAGCCACTGCAACAGAGTCTCATGATATTCACATAGCTAGAGAAACAGCTGAATTATTTAAGTCtaatattttcaagttGCAAATTGACGAATTACTGGAGCAAGTGAAgttaaaacaaaaacatgTTCTGAAAGTCGAAAAATTTCTACACAAGTTATATGATATCCTCCAAGAAATCCCTGATTGGGAGGAAAAGACATTAGCTGAAGTAGACTCCTTCTTCAGAAACAAGATTGTTTCTGTTCCATTTGTTGACCCCAAACCTATCCCTCAAAGTACTAATTATAAATTCAATTACAAGAAACCAGACATCTCCTTGATTGGCTCCTTTGCTCTTAAAGCGGGAATTTATCAACCCAACGGTTCTTCTATTGACACTCTACTAACAATGCCCAAGGAGTTgttcgaaaaaaaagatttcttAAATTTCAGATGCTTACACAAGAGAAGCGTTTATCTAGCATACCTAACCCATCAtctattaatattattgaaaaaagataaacTAGATTCATTTTTGCAACTCGAGTATTCTTATTTTGATAATGACCCGCTTCTACCAATTTTAAGAATTAGTTGTTCCAAACCAACAGGTGATTCCCCATCTGAATATAACTTTTACAAGACCAGATTCTCTATCAACTTGCTTATTGGCTTCCCATATAAAGCTTTtgaaccaaaaaaattgttacCCAATAGGAACTGTATTAGAATAGcacaagaaaacaaagagCTATCTCTACCAGCTACTCCTCTTTAcaatttttcagtattatcttcatcaactCATGAAAACTACCTGAAATATTTATACAAGACCAAGAAACAAACAGAATCGTTTATTGAAGCTACCGTTTTGGGTAGGTTATGGCTTCAGCAACGTGGGTTTTCATCCAATATGTCCCATTCTGGTTCATTAGGGGGATTCGGTACTTTCGAATTCACTGTCTTAATGGCAGCGTTATTAAATGGTGGTGGCGTAAATAGTAACAAGATTTTACTTCACGGATTTTCATCCTACCAATTGTTTAAAGGTGTAATAAAATACTTGGCTACCATGGATTTGTGCCACGATGGCCATTTACAATTTCATTCTGACCCAGAGAATTCCTCCAGTTCATCAGCTTCTAAATATATTGATGAAGGTTTCCAAACTCCAACCTTATTTGATAAGTCGACCAAGGTTAATGTTCTTACAAAAATGACTGTTTCCTcttatcaaattttgaaggaaTATGCCGGTGAAACATTGAGAATGCTAAACAATGTTGTTCAAGACCAATtctcaaatatttttttaacaaATATTAGCCGTTTTGATAATTTGAAGTACGATTTGTGTTATGATGTACAGTTGGCTTTGGGGAAATACAATAATTTGGAATCTTCTTTAGCTGCTACATTTGGCTCGATGGAAAGAGTTAAGTTTATTACTTTGGAGAATTTTCTAGCTCACAAGATTACAAACGTCGCAAGGTACGCGTTAGGCGACAGAGTCAAATTCATCCAAATCGAACTGGTTGGCCAAAAATCCGATTTTTCAAtcaccaaaagaaaagtgtATTCTAATACAGGAGGGAATCATTTTAACTTTGATTTCGTGAGATTGAAGTTAATAGTTAATCCTTCTGAATGTGACAAATTGGTCACTAAGGGCCCTGCTCATTCTGAAACTATGTCTACAGAAGCAGCTGTTTTTAAGAATTTTTGGGGAATCAAATCGTCCTTAAGAAGATTCAAGGATGGCTCCATCACGCATTGTTGTGTTTGGTCTACATCCTCTTCAGAACCCGTCATTTCCTCAATTGTTGAATTTGCATTGCAGAAgcatatttcaaaaaaggcACAAATTTCAAACGAAACTACCAAGAAGTTTCATAATTTTCTACCGTTGCCAAACTTACCCTCGAGTGCTAAAACATCAGTCTTGAACTTGAGCAGCTTTTTCAACTTAAAGAAATCCTTTGACGATCTATACAAAATAATTTTCCAAATGAAGTTACCGCTTTCTGTAAAATCAATCTTACCAGTTGGCTCTGCATTTAGATACACTTCCTTATGCCAACCAGTACCATTCGCATACTCGGACCCGGATTTCTTTCAAGACGTCATTCTGGAATTTGAAACCTCACCTAAATGGCCAGATGAAATAACGTCTTTGGAGAAAGCCAAAACAGCTTTTTTACTGAAGATTCAAGAGGACTTAAGCACTGACTGTCCAACTTATAAATCATTCTTCAGCAGAGATGAATCCATTCCATATAACTTAGAAATCGTAACCCTGAATATCTTGACGCCAGAAGGTTATGGATTCAAATTCAGGGTTCTAACTGAGCGTGATgaaattctttatttaagAGCCATAGCGAATGCTAGGAATGAGTTAAAACCCGAATTGGAGAGAACTTTCCTAAAATTTACAGCAAAATACCTGGCCTCCGTAAGACATACTCGTACTTTGGAGAATATATCCCACTCGTATCAATTCTACTCTCCTGTAGTGAGATTATTCAAGAGATGGTTAGACACTCACTTGTTGCTAGGCCATATAACAGATGAACTAGCAGAGTTAATTGCGATTAAACCTTTTGTTGATCCTGCACCATATTTCACTCCAGGTTCTGTTGAAAATGGTTTCCTTAAAGTGCTTAAATTCATAAGTCAATGGAACTGGAAAGATGATCCATTGATTTTAGATCTAGTAAAACCAGAAGATGATATAAGAGATACGTTTGAAACAAGTATTGGTGCTGGCTCAGAGCTAGACTCCAAAACGATGAAGAGGCTTTCTGAAAGATTAACCCTATCACAATATAAGGGTATTCAAATGAACTTCACTAACTTAAGGAACAGTGATCCAAACGGTACACATTTACAGTTTTTTGTTGCCTCTAAGAACGATCCAAGCGGCATTCTGTATTCCTCAGGTATCCCACTGCCCATTGCTACAAGGCTAACAGCATTGGCCAAAGTGGCCGTGAATCTGTTACAGACACATGGTCTAAACCAGCAAACTATCGATCTTTTATTCACACCTGGATTGAAAGATTAcgattttgttgttgacTTGAGGACACCGGTAGGTTTGAAATCCTCTTGTGGTATTCTTTCAGCCACAGAGTTCAAGAATATCACTAATGATCAAGCTCCATCCGAATTTCCGGAGGATTCGAATGATTtaagtgaaaaaatggacCCAACATACCAATTGgtaaaatatttgaacTTGAAGTATAAAAATAGTTTGATTTTATCGAGTCGTAAGTATATCGGCGTGAATGGTGGAGAGAAAGGAGATAGAAATGTCATCACAGGGCTAATAAAACCGCTATTCAAAGGAAACCACAAATTTAGAGTAAACTTAGATTGCAACATTAAACCAGtggatgatgataatgTTGTTTTAAATAAGGAAGCCATATTTCATGAGATTGCTGCATTCGGGAATGATATGGTAATAAAATTTGAAACTGATTAa
- the DBF2 gene encoding serine/threonine-protein kinase DBF2 (Ser/Thr kinase involved in transcription and stress response~similar to YGR092W) produces MLSKSEKNVDLLAGNMSNLSFDGHGTPGGTGLFNPNQNITKRRTRPVGINDSPSPVKSSFFPYEDTSNMDIDEVSQPDVDVANSPKKLPPKFYERATSTKTQRVVSVCKMYFLEYYCDMFDYVISRRQRTKQVLEYLQQQSQLPNSVQTKLNEEWSSYLQREHQVLRKRRLKPKNRDFEMITQVGQGGYGQVYLARKKDTKEVCALKILNKKLLFKLNETKHVLTERDILTTTRSEWLVKLLYAFQDLQSLYLAMEFVPGGDFRTLLINTRCLKSGHARFYISEMFCAVNALHDLGYTHRDLKPENFLIDAKGHIKLTDFGLAAGTISNERIESMKIRLEKIKDLEFPAFTEKSIEDRRKMYNQLREEEINYANSMVGSPDYMALEVLEGKKYDFTVDYWSLGCMLFESLVGYTPFSGSSTNETYDNLRRWKQTLRRPRQSDGRAAFSDRTWDLITRLIADPINRLRSFEHVKRMPYFADINFSTLRSMIPPFTPQLDSETDAGYFDDFTSEADMAKYADVFKRQDKLTAMVDDSAVSSKLVGFTFRHRNGKQGSSGILFNGLERSDPFSTFY; encoded by the coding sequence atgctatcaaaatcagaaaaaaatgtcgACCTCTTGGCAGGCAATATGAGCAATTTGAGTTTCGATGGACATGGGACTCCTGGAGGCACCGGACTATTTAATCCTAACCAAAATATTACAAAGAGGAGGACAAGGCCTGTGGGTATTAACGATTCACCTTCTCCGGTGAAATCatccttttttccttacGAAGATACCTCTAACATGGACATAGATGAAGTATCTCAGCCTGACGTCGATGTCGCAAACTCCCCAAAGAAGCTCCCTCCAAAGTTCTACGAAAGAGCAACCTCAACTAAAACGCAGAGAGTCGTTAGTGTTTGCAAAATGTACTTTCTGGAATATTACTGTGATATGTTTGACTATGTAATTAGTAGAAGGCAGCGCACGAAACAAGTCCTGGAGTACCTGCAACAGCAAAGCCAACTTCCGAATTCTGTTCAGACTAAGCTCAACGAGGAGTGGTCCTCTTACTTACAAAGGGAACATCAAGTtctaagaaaaagaagattgaAACCAAAGAATAGGGATTTTGAAATGATCACGCAGGTCGGTCAAGGTGGTTATGGGCAAGTTTATTTAGCTAGAAAGAAAGACACAAAAGAAGTGTGCGCTTTAAAGAttttaaacaaaaaattactgTTCAAGCTCAACGAGACAAAACACGTTTTAACTGAAAGAGATATCTTAACCACAACAAGATCGGAATGGTTAGTAAAGCTTCTGTATGCATTTCAAGACCTGCAAAGTTTGTATCTCGCTATGGAGTTTGTACCAGGTGGTGATTTTCGTACATTATTAATAAATACGAGGTGTTTGAAAAGCGGCCATGCAAGATTTTACATAAGTGAAATGTTTTGCGCTGTCAATGCGTTACATGATCTAGGCTATACCCATAGAGATTTAAAGCCAGAGAACTTTTTAATTGACGCCAAGGGGCATATAAAACTGACCGATTTTGGCTTAGCTGCTGGTACGATTTctaatgaaagaattgaaagtatgaaaataaggttagaaaaaatcaaggaCTTAGAATTTCCAGCATTCACAGAAAAATCTATAGAAgacagaagaaaaatgtacAATCAACTGAGAGAGGAGGAAATTAATTACGCAAATTCGATGGTTGGATCTCCGGATTATATGGCTCTAGAAGTTTtagaaggaaagaaatatgACTTCACTGTCGATTACTGGTCGTTAGGTTGTATGCTGTTCGAAAGTTTAGTTGGTTACACACCATTTAGTGGATCATCGACGAACGAGACCTACGACAACTTAAGACGCTGGAAACAAACTTTAAGAAGACCAAGACAATCGGATGGGAGGGCAGCATTCTCCGATAGAACGTGGGATTTAATAACAAGGTTAATTGCCGATCCAATTAATCGATTAAGATCTTTCGAACATGTTAAACGTATGCCATACTTTGCAGATATAAATTTTAGTACTTTGAGGTCAATGATCCCGCCTTTTACACCTCAGCTAGATAGCGAAACTGACGCAGGttattttgatgatttcaCCAGTGAAGCTGACATGGCTAAATATGCTGATGTTTTCAAGAGACAAGACAAATTAACAGCCATGGTAGATGACTCGGCAGTATCATCAAAGCTTGTTGGGTTCACTTTCCGCCATAGAAATGGTAAGCAAGGTTCCAGTGGCATCTTATTTAATGGGTTGGAACGCTCAGACCCATTCTCAACCTTTTATTAG
- the DRN1 gene encoding Drn1p (Splicing factor that modulates turnover of branched RNAs by Dbr1p~similar to YGR093W): MTNAKILVAHISEGDADEAIRKVRKVNEKSGPFDLIVVFSKSCDETFEPNTDGLPQLLLISSDKDNNSKSKKINENVTLLHSLGIYKLANGITLSYLTYPSDALQEQKKNILDEFSKSDSQIDILVTKEWGLPISERCGRLSGSEIIDELAKKLQARYHFAFSDEKNFYELEPFKWESERLSRFLNIPKYGSGKKWAYAFNMSVGDKELKDEPEPPNVIANPYKNVITDSNKRPLETGTEALIDGDQRLPANRAKNENKKIRTILPSNCHFCFSNPNLEDHMIISIGKLVYLTTAKGPLSVPKGDMDISGHCLIIPIEHIPKLDSSKNAELAQSILAYESSLVKMNYVKFDMSTIVFEIQSERSIHFHKQVIPIPKYLVLKFCSALDRQVHFNNEKFTRNAKLGFQLYDSHSSKEYSDVINNQSNNYLQFTVYETSEANPKIYLATFNASETIDLQFGRRVLAFLLNLPRRVKWNSSTCLQTKQQETVEAEKFQKAYKAYDISLTEN, translated from the coding sequence ATGACTAATGCAAAGATTTTAGTAGCTCATATAAGTGAAGGCGATGCCGATGAGGCCATCAGAAAAGTCAGGAAAGTGAATGAAAAATCGGGCCCCTTTGACCTAATAGTTGTATTCAGTAAGTCCTGTGATGAAACTTTTGAGCCGAATACTGATGGTTTACCCCAATTACTATTAATATCGTCAGACAAGGATAATAAttcaaaatccaaaaaaataaatgaaaatgtaACATTACTGCATAGTTTGGGTATTTATAAATTAGCAAATGGTATCACTCTTTCCTATCTCACTTATCCAAGCGATGCTCTCcaagagcaaaaaaaaaacatactCGACGAATTTAGTAAAAGTGATAGTCAAATAGACATTCTCGTTACAAAAGAATGGGGCCTTCCGATCTCCGAGAGATGTGGGAGGTTGTCTGGGAGTGAGATTATCGATGAGTTAGCGAAAAAATTGCAAGCTAGGTACCATTTTGCCTTTTCtgatgaaaagaacttTTACGAACTAGAGCCTTTCAAGTGGGAAAGCGAACGTTTGTCAAGATTTCTCAACATTCCGAAATATGGATCCGGGAAGAAATGGGCCTATGCATTCAACATGTCAGTAGGAGACAAAGAACTCAAAGACGAACCTGAGCCACCCAATGTGATAGCTAACCCGTATAAAAATGTGATTACGGACAGCAACAAAAGACCATTGGAAACAGGAACAGAAGCTTTGATCGATGGAGATCAACGATTACCTGCTAATAGAGCaaagaatgaaaacaagaaaatccGAACGATTCTACCCTCAAATTGTCATTTCTGCTTTTCAAACCCAAACCTCGAGGACCATATGATAATTTCAATCGGTAAGCTAGTGTATTTAACCACAGCCAAGGGGCCTTTAAGCGTACCCAAGGGTGATATGGATATCTCAGGACATTGTCTTATCATTCCCATTGAACACATTCCAAAATTGGACTCAAGCAAGAACGCAGAGCTGGCGCAAAGTATTTTGGCTTATGAATCCAGCCTTGTGAAAATGAACTACGTAAAATTTGATATGTCCACGATTGTTTTCGAAATACAGTCTGAACGTTCCATTCATTTCCACAAACAAGTTATTCCCATCCCGAAATACCTcgttttgaaattttgcaGTGCCTTAGATAGACAAGTTCATTTCAATAACGAAAAATTCACAAGAAATGCCAAGCTAGGTTTCCAACTCTACGATTCTCattcttccaaagaatATTCGGATGTAATTAACAACCAATCCAATAATTATTTACAGTTCACCGTCTATGAGACTTCTGAGGCAAATCCAAAAATATATTTGGCCACATTCAATGCCAGTGAGACAATAGACTTGCAATTTGGACGACGCGTTCTAGCTTTTTTACTCAACTTGCCTCGCAGAGTGAAATGGAATTCTTCAACTTGTTTACAAACCAAGCAACAAGAGACTGTAGAAGCAGAAAAGTTTCAGAAAGCATACAAGGCCTATGATATTTCTCTCACAGAAAACTAA